In Miscanthus floridulus cultivar M001 chromosome 5, ASM1932011v1, whole genome shotgun sequence, one genomic interval encodes:
- the LOC136453288 gene encoding uncharacterized protein codes for MSCRAADPAMAAPKGKLGELVWEHRVQAAVAVAFVAAAAVSISAIGPSLSAVVSFFWPLLLSTAFFLVAVSVLLWISPPPAGDADESGKELIDFVAGGRPEHLVPDAAAAAAVPAVEAPPEPEI; via the coding sequence ATGTCCTGCCGCGCTGCCGatccggccatggcggcgcccaAGGGGAAGCTCGGGGAGCTAGTGTGGGAGCACCGGGTGCAGGCGGCCGTAGCGGTGGCGTTCGTGGCCGCGGCCGCCGTCTCGATCTCCGCCATCGGGCCCAGCCTCAGCGCCGTGGTGTCATTCTTCTGGCCGCTGCTCCTCTCCACGGCCTTCTTCCTGGTGGCCGTCTCCGTGCTGCTCTGGATCTCGCCGCCGCCCGCGGGCGACGCCGACGAGTCCGGCAAGGAGCTCATCGACTTCGTCGCCGGAGGCCGCCCGGAGCACCTCGTCCCggatgctgcggcggcggcggccgtgccCGCCGTGGAGGCTCCGCCGGAGCCGGAGATCTAA